A window from Phalacrocorax aristotelis chromosome 5, bGulAri2.1, whole genome shotgun sequence encodes these proteins:
- the LOC142057836 gene encoding L-lactate dehydrogenase A chain, giving the protein MSLKDQLIHNVHKEQSHAHNKISVVGVGAVGMACAISILMKDLADELALVDVVEDKLRGEMLDLQHGSLFLRTPKIVSGKDYSVTAHSKLVIVTAGARQQEGESRLNLVQRNVNIFKFIIPNVVKYSPDCTLLIVSNPVDILTYVAWKISGFPKHRVIGSGCNLDSARFRHLMGERLGIHPLSCHGWIVGEHGDSSVPVWSGVNVAGVSLKALHPDLGTDADKEHWKEVHKQVVDSAYEVIKLKGYTSWAIGLSVADLAETMMKNLRRVHPISTVVKGMHGIKDDVFLSVPCVLGSSGITDVVKMILKPEEEDKLRKSADTLWGIQKELQF; this is encoded by the exons ATGTCTCTCAAGGATCAGCTCATCCACAATGTCCACAAGGAGCAGAGTCATGCCCACAATAAGATCAGTGTGGTTGGTGTGGGTGCAGTTGGAATGGCCTGTGCTATCAGCATCCTGATGAAG GACTTAGCTGATGAACTTGCCCTTGTTGATGTTGTGGAGGACAAGCTCAGAGGAGAGATGCTAGATCTCCAGCACGGCAGCCTTTTCCTTAGAACACCAAAGATCGTCTCTGGCAAAG ATTACAGTGTGACTGCACACTCCAAGCTGGTTATTGTCACTGCTGGTGCCCGTCAGCAAGAAGGGGAGAGCCGCCTTAACTTGGTCCAGCGCAATGTGAATATCTTCAAATTCATCATTCCCAATGTTGTTAAATACAGTCCTGACTGCACGCTGCTTATTGTCTCAAACCCAG TGGATATTTTGACCTATGTGGCCTGGAAGATCAGTGGCTTTCCTAAACACCGTGTTATTGGTAGTGGCTGCAATCTGGACTCTGCCCGTTTCCGCCACCTCATGGGAGAAAGACTGGGCATCCATCCTCTGAGCTGCCATGGATGGATTGTTGGAGAGCATGGAGACTCCAGTG TACCTGTTTGGAGTGGAGTGAATGTTGCTGGCGTCTCCCTGAAGGCTCTTCATCCAGACTTAGGAACTGATGCAGACAAGGAACACTGGAAGGAGGTCCATAAGCAGGTGGTGGACAG TGCCTATGAGGTCATCAAACTGAAGGGGTACACATCATGGGCTATTGGCCTTTCTGTGGCAGATCTAGCTGAAACTATGATGAAGAATTTGAGAAGAGTGCACCCAATCTCTACAGTTGTTAAG GGCATGCACGGAATAAAAGATGATGTCTTCCTCAGTGTTCCTTGTGTACTGGGCAGTAGTGGCATCACTGATGTAGTGAAAATGATCCTAAAGCCTGAGGAAGAGGACAAATTAAGGAAGAGTGCAGATACACTCTGGGGAATCCAGAAGGAACTACAGTTTTGA